The Arachis hypogaea cultivar Tifrunner chromosome 14, arahy.Tifrunner.gnm2.J5K5, whole genome shotgun sequence genome has a segment encoding these proteins:
- the LOC112741729 gene encoding uncharacterized protein, whose protein sequence is MIHHMEEEEAPNNPKTVKLVPDCGIMQQCPHHHNHAGGICAFCLQDKLGKLLSSSFPAPIQPSSPSSSSSPSPSSPPPPPSFRSSNTPPPSSSLPTKKTDHYTRSRLPFLLANKTCAKKKQHSSSSSSSTSAAADVLLKRSKSTATPRRDTKFFNNHDILIQDFTPRKRNGFWSFLYLSSSSSSSSSKKLHANNNGATPRVSASISSTSGLTITKPTTTTVAGGLQESSDGYVSVCSSFERKVSRSRSVGCGSSRSFSGDFFDRISNGFGDCTLRRVESQREGNHNKHHHHNQQCMKERVKCGGIFGGFMMMPNTSSSYWVSSDHGRVRSWSSWAFASPMRAFTSSNKASSKNKNDRKNNNNASSSSPNLSAIPSLLTVST, encoded by the coding sequence ATGATCCAccacatggaagaagaagaagcaccaaATAATCCCAAAACAGTCAAACTTGTTCCTGACTGCGGAATAATGCAACAATGCCCTCACCACCACAACCACGCCGGCGGTATATGTGCTTTCTGCCTCCAAGACAAGCTTGGCaagcttctctcttcttctttccccGCTCCCATtcaaccctcttctccttcttcttcttcttctccttctccttcttctccccctcctcctccttcttttagATCCAGCAacactcctcctccttcttcttctctccctacCAAGAAAACCGATCACTACACGCGCTCCCGCCTCCCTTTTCTTCTCGCAAACAAGACTTGTGCTAAGAAGAAACAacactcctcctcctcctcttcttccactTCTGCTGCTGCTGATGTCCTTTTGAAGCGCAGCAAGTCCACTGCAACTCCAAGGAGGGACACCAAGTTCTTCAACAACCATGATATACTCATTCAAGACTTCACTCCCAGAAAGAGAAACGGTTTCTGGTCCTTCCTCTAtctctcttcatcttcttcttcctcttcctccaagaAGCTTCATGCCAACAACAATGGCGCCACCCCAAGGGTTTCTGCAAGCATTTCCTCAACTTCGGGGTTGACCATCACCAAGCCTACCACTACCACGGTTGCCGGCGGTTTGCAAGAAAGTAGCGACGGTTACGTTTCTGTTTGTTCTTCGTTTGAGCGAAAGGTTTCAAGATCCAGATCTGTTGGCTGTGGTAGCAGCAGAAGCTTCTCCGGTGACTTCTTTGACAGAATCTCAAACGGCTTCGGTGATTGCACTCTCAGAAGAGTCGAATCTCAGCGTGAAGGAAACCATAACAAGCATCACCACCATAATCAGCAGTGCATGAAGGAGAGAGTCAAGTGTGGAGGAATATTCGGTGGCTTCATGATGATGCCTAACACTTCTTCCTCTTATTGGGTTTCTTCCGATCATGGAAGGGTTCGAAGTTGGAGTAGTTGGGCATTTGCAAGTCCCATGAGAGCTTTTACCAGCAGCAACAAAGCTTCTTCTAAGAACAAGAATGATAGAAAGAACAATAAcaatgcatcatcatcatcaccaaattTATCTGCTATTCCTTCATTGCTCACTGTTTCAACCTGA
- the LOC112741730 gene encoding late embryogenesis abundant protein Lea5, translated as MPRFLSQANRFLTLLSLPHRRGYGVASNVSTTVGLDRMVNRNGMVGKIEDKDVGSKDGSKASSAWAPDPVTGYYRPINHANEIDPVELRNMLLNHRVRSTSSSTSST; from the exons ATGCCTCGCTTTCTCTCCCAAGCTAACCGTTTTCTCACCCTTCTTTCTCTTCCTCACCG GCGAGGGTATGGTGTGGCATCAAATGTATCAACGACGGTTGGGTTGGATAGGATGGTGAACAGGAATGGTATGGTGGGCAAGATTGAGGACAAAGATGTGGGCTCAAAAGATGGTTCCAAGGCCTCTTCAGCTTGGGCCCCAGATCCAGTCACGGGCTACTACAGGCCCATTAATCACGCCAATGAAATTGACCCAGTGGAGCTCCGAAACATGCTGTTGAATCATAGGGTCAGATCAACATCTTCATCAACATCATCAACCTAG
- the LOC112742346 gene encoding uncharacterized oxidoreductase At4g09670-like, translating into MISCGSSLHWEDGRSATFHCSFLSYVTFDVTALGTKGCLRLHDFTLPFEENFGYGTFCEASEMDYGKIQAGRWCPKPNEHVVETEVPQEVLMVKKFAELVYNIKFCGEKPLKEWSVVNRKTQIVLNAVKESIQRNYQLVDIK; encoded by the coding sequence ATGATTTCATGCGGCTCATCCTTGCATTGGGAAGATGGAAGATCTGCAACGTTCCATTGCTCCTTCTTATCTTACGTAACCTTTGACGTCACTGCTTTGGGAACCAAAGGATGTCTCCGTCTTCACGATTTCACTCTTCCGTTTGAGGAGAATTTCGGTTATGGAACCTTCTGTGAGGCTTCGGAGATGGATTATGGGAAGATTCAAGCGGGAAGGTGGTGCCCTAAGCCTAATGAGCATGTTGTGGAGACTGAGGTTCCTCAAGAGGTTTTGATGGTTAAAAAATTTGCTGAGTTGGTTTATAATATTAAGTTTTGTGGAGAGAAGCCTCTCAAAGAATGGAGTGTTGTGAATAGAAAGACTCAAATTGTGTTGAATGCAGTGAAAGAATCTATTCAGAGAAATTATCAGCTTGTCGATATTAAATAA